A window of the Corynebacterium minutissimum genome harbors these coding sequences:
- a CDS encoding VIT1/CCC1 transporter family protein translates to MTIHSNEPHGASHNARLNSLRAGVLGANDGIVSVAALLLGVVGSGASASAILTAGLAATVSGAASMALGEYVSVSAQRDSERMMITKETRELEELPEQEHEELVTMLSSYGMGRTTADAAAREIAAEDRLLEAHLRLEIGIDGEDLTNPWHAAFWSAVSFLAGACLPLLSIFLAPAETAALTVAIVTLIALAVTGYISARLAGTDTTRSVLRLVIGGALGLAITYGIGVAFGGVVG, encoded by the coding sequence ATGACCATTCATAGCAACGAGCCCCACGGCGCGTCCCACAACGCGCGGCTGAATTCTCTGCGGGCGGGTGTACTCGGCGCTAACGACGGTATTGTCTCCGTCGCCGCACTTCTGTTAGGCGTGGTGGGATCGGGGGCGTCGGCAAGCGCCATCCTCACTGCAGGTCTCGCTGCCACTGTGTCCGGCGCCGCCTCGATGGCGCTTGGCGAATACGTATCTGTCTCTGCCCAGCGCGATTCTGAGCGGATGATGATCACCAAGGAAACGCGCGAGCTTGAGGAACTACCCGAGCAGGAGCACGAGGAATTGGTAACCATGCTCTCCAGCTATGGCATGGGCAGGACAACTGCAGACGCTGCAGCGCGTGAAATTGCCGCCGAAGACAGGCTTCTCGAAGCACACCTACGTTTAGAGATTGGCATCGACGGTGAAGACCTCACCAACCCGTGGCATGCGGCGTTCTGGTCAGCCGTGTCTTTCTTGGCAGGCGCCTGCCTGCCCTTGCTGTCCATCTTCCTTGCTCCGGCGGAAACAGCAGCGCTTACCGTCGCCATTGTCACGCTCATCGCCCTCGCCGTCACCGGATATATATCCGCCCGCCTCGCAGGCACCGACACTACCCGTTCGGTTCTGCGCCTTGTTATCGGTGGTGCCTTGGGGTTGGCCATCACCTACGGAATCGGCGTTGCTTTTGGCGGAGTCGTGGGCTAA